One Dioscorea cayenensis subsp. rotundata cultivar TDr96_F1 chromosome 19, TDr96_F1_v2_PseudoChromosome.rev07_lg8_w22 25.fasta, whole genome shotgun sequence genomic window, CTTATCCTCCTTTTCTAATAAGAACAAACCCTTCATTATCACAGAAAAAGAgcaaaaaacaactaaaatatcTCCAGCTATGAGATCAATACATAGTGCCTCCACCCTTCTCAGCAACACAAAGCTCACCCTTTCCATCTAAATAGCTTCTTCACCTGCAGTAACACCCAATGGCCATACGTGCATGCTCCTTAAACAACTCAACTTCAACCACTCTATTCTCAAATCACCATGCTCTTCCATCAAAACCTTGTGTTCAAATCCCATCATACTCCACACTTCCCTCTTCATGTGTCATTAAACATAACATTAGTCATTTGACAGTGTCTGAGAACTCTCTGATAATTGCAGCCATGGCCGAGGCTATCACTCTCGCAAATGCAGCAGCCCAGGCTGCAAATGATGCTGTCTCATTGGCCATGGCACTCAGTGAGACTATATCCATGCAAACCAAAGAGGACAAGGATTTCTGGGAAGAACAAGATTTGGTAACACGGAGAAGAAGGCGAAGGAGGAAGAGCAGCAGAGAGGATGAATTTGGAGACTGGGATTCATGCAGAGACTTGATGGAAGGTGGTGTTGCATGGTCAGAGCGATCCAGATATCTAACACGCCGTCAAGAGGGTGAATTCTCCGGCTACATCAAGGTAAAGTTCAAGCCtgttaacaaaagaaaagcaataTATGTACTTGTTAATCATTTGCTCTGGTCTATTCAGttctttgttttcaatcaatTCAAACTTATACAAGATTATGGTGTAGATTAGTACAATTATAACATGccagaaactcaaataaaatctTGAAGTTAAATTAACCATGCATAGGAATGGTAATAAGATGAGCATTCTTGAAGTTAAATTAACCATGCATAGGAATGGTAATAAGATGAGCATTCCAAGTGGGCTTAATTTATCATCATATACTAAGATATGAATGATACTTTTATAGCTATGTTAGCTGCATGTCAAACTGATATAAcaccaacatcattttttgatatattataaaCTTTGCTGATAATAATTGTTCTGACATACCTGAGAAAATGGATGACAATAGGAAGGAACCATGCTTGAAGCTGCATCAACTGGTTGTAGGACAAAGAAAAGATCTGATGAAAAGGTGTTGCTGAGAGCTCGAGAGTGCAGAGAAAGGATCACCCTCAGCTACAAAAGGCTTGTGGCTTCCATTGCAACGCCATACCAGGGCAAAGGATTGAGCTTCCAGGACCTCATCCAGGTTCACCTCATGCTCCTTTTAATTCTCAGGTAGGCTAATTGGATCCAGGTGAACCTTAAAAGCAGCCCTTGATAAATGCCAAACCAGACAAAAACTTTTCCTTTAAAAACCATCATAACtgaaataactaaaatttaaaatctctCTGTGAAAAGAGTAACTAAGGAACTAAACTTTTACTAGCAAATCCATTGGTGATCGACAATTaggaattataaaatataaacctCTTTTGATGAAAGAAATATATTCACCCCAGAAATACAGATAAATATTTGCAACTAAGTCCGTGCTATAAAGTGTTAACAAAATGAGAATACATCCTAAagacataaataaatagttgATCAAAATCATCACAACTTGTGACTAAGGAAATTAGAGCAAATGAAACCATTTGACAGTACCCATATCAGTAAGTACAAATTTAGGTTCAACATGCAACGAAGTGCCCAAAGCATTTGTTTCCAGTAGTGCTTTAATTTGTAAAATCGGTCTTGTATATTTTTCCTGGTAAATTTTCAGGAAGGCAGCATAGGGCTTCTCAAAGGTGTACAGAAGTTTGACGCCAAGAGAGGAAACAAGCTCTCGACATATCTTTATTGGTGGATCAAACAAGCAATTATTAAAGCTATAGCTAAAAAATCAAGACTTGTGAGACAACCGGTGTGGGTTTATAACTTTCAACTCAGTTTAGCAAGTCATACATCAGTGTAATGCATAAcgatttatgttttaataaattagtaacTAAAACCTGTATATGGTCATTTTGCAGGGAAGCATGAGTGCAGTAGCAAAGAAAGTTGCCAATGCTACCTCGTTATTACACCGGCAATTAGGAAGATGGCCTACTTACCAGGAAATTGCAGACCATACAGCCTTAAGTGCTTCCAGGGTCAAGCTTGTAAGTGATAGAAGCAAGCATCCAATTTCAATCAATCGACCTGCAAAAAACCAAGAACTAATACTCGAGGTAATATTTAACAGGATATAGTGCAGTTTTGTTTGtgcaaagaaaagaatgaatatTTTCTCCACCTCTCCTGTGATACTGGTCTGGGATGCATGCAGGATGTTATTCCAGGACCAGATGAAACAAGACCAGAAGTTATTGTCGGTAAACAACTGATGCTACAAGACATGGAGAAGCTTCTTACAACATTGAGTGCAAGAGAAGAATACATTATAAGACTGCATTATGGACTTGCTGGTGAGAGGATTCACTCATGTGAGGAGATTGGTAGATTATTGAACCTTTCTAGGGAAAGAATTCGACAGATTCACCGTGCTGCACTAACAAGGCTTAGAGAAGAAGAGGATTTAATAGAGAGCTTAAGGCAAAATTTgacatgaaattataaaatgtgGCAATCCTACAAGTGatgattattttcttattagtgTCAAATTTGGCTGATTTGTAAAAAGTAACTTGTATAGATTTGAGGACCATGAAACAAAGGTAAATCTTAAATAATACAACAAAGTTTCATTACTCAATATCTACCAATGTACACAAGCAATTATTCAGATTCAGAATAACTGATACACTAAAGCAGAGTTGTTGCCTCTAATTTTCTGGTACTTCTAATAGGGAGAAGAAGGCTTAATAAGCAAACAGAAATTTGCAGAGAATCAGAATATCCATTTGAAAGGAATCGGAAATTGAGCTAATATTCATTTAGCTAAGGCTTTAGAAAGAATGGATCATTAGCCTTCTTACACAGAGTAAACTTGATCCTACCTGTACAATGAATGCACAGGTAAGTACAGGCAAAGAAAGAAAGTTTGCATGCTTATGGCCAACAGTCAGCAGTTTTTAATCTTTGGGCAACAACTGAAGCATCCAagacaaattattaaaatgatattGTCCTCTCTAAAATACCTAGATGCAGAATCATAGTTGTGCCTCCATAAAGTTCTGTGGCCATTTGAagacaaattaagaaaaagatgTCCTTGCTAAAATAGCTATACTATACACGATGATAGCAGTGCCTCCATAAAGGCCTATGTGGCTATGGTTTGAAAAGATGTTATCCCATTAAGCCAATACTCCTGTCATGTGCCAGCAATGTACCACATTAggctataaaattttaaataggcatcataaaacaataaactatagaatctttatcatataaaaattatagattGACTTATACGTGAGGCATTGTAACTCATAAATTCtatgtaaattataaataataaaaaaaaaccataaaatgtGTAAAAAGGCGTTTTTATAATACAGTTCAGTAATACTATTCACATATCGAAATGTATTGTTTGTTGATCTTGATGTGAGTCCTTTATAGAAAAAACAATGTTTTCACCTCAGGTTGCAAAATAGAGGAAATTTATCATTAAGAGATCGTTAAGTCACCGTAACAAGTTCCTTTGTCAGTTTGTGTCAGTCCCTCTGACAACgcgtgtttttatttaaaaaaaacttgcagACAATAAAAAAAGCTTGCTTGAAACCTAGTGGCACATATAATTCCAAAGTAATCAAGAGTATCTCGTCTTGATgttttacaaatataatagaATTAGAGCTccaaagtgataaacccaaCTTGTACTCCATTTGTATTAAACTCAGCAGAAATTCACTGGGCTTGTGTTTAACTTTTATAACTTCGGCAATAATTTGTCACCTGAGCTTTTGGTATTGGTTACTTAGCGTGATGGACACTGCTCAAGAGGAGTTGGACTGCCACTCGATTTGCAAGTAACTGCAATCAAATGATGCTTTAAGCTTACTAAGAGCTGTTTCCCGAtgttgtaataaaaaatttagggACCGCTCTTCCCTGCTCTTTTTCCTTGGCATCCTTCGAGAGATGATCttccattttgattcaaacttaCAAGCTATAAATAGATAAGATCTGTATCAATAGCCAAATTTACTTGGGGAACTACATAAAGAAAGTCTGCAATCAGACCGAGATAAAAAGCAACTAGGCTATGAGGTTTACGTAATATACTAAAAACAAAGGCATCCACATGTATGGCGTTAGCAATTAACTGTTTGGGCATGACTGACATGATGGTGCAACACAATCACAAAGACCAGATTAGTTTTACTAGGGCACTGATATGCCATCAAATGTCCAAATCCTAGAAAAATGCCactgaaatataaaaagaaaatcatattgACACTGTTATTGGTTGTTTGTTTCTGATTAGTAATAATTAGTCTATTTGTGACGATGGGTACCAACATATTAGGAAGCCATGCATCAAAATTTCTTAAGGAGAAGTTCAGCAGTGTACAAAGGCCCTAACACCGTCAATGATGAGTTGTTTCTAGGTGGTTATGGCTAGTTTATAGGCCTAGTGATGACAGATGGCAACACATTGTGAAGCAACAGTTAAGCTGCATTGTCCAGCAGTCCAGAAATGTTTGGTGGTTTTATCACAAAAGCAATGTAACTCATATATTATAGCACATAGTAGTTCTCGCGCCAGAGAGCAGACAAGATGTGCAAGAAGTAacgagcttttttttttttctcatagttttttcaaataaaaggcAGCAATGGACGGTTTACTTAAAAGTGCTAAGCTGGTCCTTTCATGTTACAAAAGGATAAAACTGAATACACCACATATGAATACCTTCACTTCGATTCCTGAAACCTCGAATAATGCATGCAAGCGTCCAAGGCCTTCCTGCAGATGATGCTTTAGCCCCGCTCCTGAGTTCACCATTATGCTGCTttaaactacaaaaaaaaaatattcatgaagGAAAAGTTCAAGCAATTTTAAAAGAGAGAAACAAAATGCATAAAGGAATAGGTAAACTCATTACACAAGGACAAGAAATCTGTAGTAAATATGAAATAAGTGACTGATTATAGCTAAGGATAACAGATTGCATCTTCAGTGAGCATATTTGTGCTGCTAAAGAAAGAATACACGGAATTCTAAGACATACCACACTGTTGCCCTGGGTGTTatataaattttccaaaaataaaaaataaaataaatctttggaaaaaaaatatattaattttaaaattaactttttaagATAACTTTAATGCATTGTCATAACTTCTTCAACTCTTCTAGTttaaatgagtttttaaaaagCATAAAGTGTGAAAATTTGTTTCTCGATTAATAGACATTGtatctcaaaaatatttttttctcaggACCATTTGCACTTAGTCATaggaataatatttaaaatacaactTCTTTAAAAGTGTCTTACGTACACCTTTTAATTGGGATGTTCACAATGCtaagaaataaattattcaCCAAATTAAAGACTAACGCCTTCATTGTTCATGAAGAGGAAGATCTTTATTCTCTCACTCAAACATCAAAAATGGAATGCATCATGATGAAAAGTGCCTCAATTCAGATGTTCCACCGCCATTTGCAAATGATTTTGTCCAGAACAGCCACTGTTCTTTTAGCTAGAAGTACATGAATAAATCCAACGGCTGTTCATAAAAATTCCGACAACCAAAGTCCTGACTCCACTACTAGCTAGTGGCTGACAAAACATGAATCTTTGTAAAGGTTCCTCAAGACACCCGAGAGCATTTGACATACTAAATtatttctaagttttttttttaacaaatgacaACAAGCACTCTCAAAACGATCCACCCCTAAGAAATGTACAAtgaaacaataaagacttgttAAGTGGACCTATTGAACCCCAATATACAGTGAATTAACAATGCTTTTTTCAGGATTTTAAACTCATGCCTGCCCAATCACAGCAAAGTTATCTCACCACTAGAGCATGCTAATGTTGGAGGttggaaaaataattaaataacaaaaaacagATTATTTCAACCAGTGCACTGTTCATCGCATTGCATAGATTGATTGATTCTATGATTGCTCAAGCTCGAACCCTAATAAGTTTACTGCGCTACATACAATGCAATCTAATCAAACCCTCCCAAATCATTCTATCATGGAGCCAAAGAATGCATCATAAAGCAGTAAGAAGAGAGGAAATTGGAAGTACCGGCGCTCAAAATTGGTGGTGACGCCGACATAGGTCCGTGGCAGCCGGGACGAGACGATCAGATAGACGGACCACGCCGAGGCTCTCCGCTTCGAACTGGAAACCACTCTGGATGAGGTGCCCGATGGAATTGAGCGGTGATTCTTGCGAGATTGGAACCTCTTCGATAGCACCGTCATCTCTTCTCCGATGAACACCTTCGATCGGAGATGAAGCCAAACTCTCCGGAGTCCTGAGATCCGCCATTGACGATGAGAACGGTGCTTTGtaacacatttttattttgtgaaaattactTTAAGCCCCTTCAAAAAGATAGTAATTAAAATCacaaattagaattatttacttaaattgttattttaataaacttctatttatatattatatattcatataattttacaaattctTAAGTTTCCGAAATAATGTAGAAAGAGCTTTGAAGTTTGAATCATTGTTATTTGACtcaaatttgtttaaaaaaaatcaaaacaattttaaattgtttattggacgaaacaaaataaaataaaagtatgaattgtttatatatatatatatattgttttttttaaaaaaaaaattctgagaaAAACGACAAGTATCAGAACCTAGGgacgtgcacgtgtggggagcaaggctcaacgccgactcacgtgccctcaccttgcgcaAAACATGATGTTTGatccttggtttttttttatatttaactttaaatgtgtaataattttaattaaatctttcCAAAGAAGAAGCATTTCATTTGTCTCATGAGAATATGCTTTACGTCCCCTTCTTTATTGAGTTATTCACATTacacatttaaatatttttattataacttTGACACCCTTGTATTTTTAGTGTATTAATTTTTCAgaaatatggataaattatttcacatatagttttattattttattttaattatgtattaaaagaGAATTAATGTTTTACCATTTGGTTATTGAAGCGATTCTAATGtatcttattatattaataatattaaaaataaataaataaactgttttattttattaaaaaaatattttttagagaactaaaaaaatttaaaagaagtcACCCAACAAAATATTAGCATGTTCATAATCAGCTAATCTCAAAGCCATGAGATTTCCCATTAAACAGTGATAACTTACTAACCATATTTAAAATAAGATTTCCAATTAAAGCTAACTAAGTCCATAGTCTCGGTAGCCAAGCAAATgcatagtttttaataaaatatatatacataatatataatttgctctcttcgatttttttttacttgttttattttaaaggttttttttatttgttcatttaaaattttaaaaaaaataataaatattattttctaaatttaccttttatatttaatatatatttataatttttaaaaataatatttaataatatattttattaaattatattttaaataacgattatata contains:
- the LOC120249894 gene encoding RNA polymerase sigma factor sigD, chloroplastic; translation: MAIRACSLNNSTSTTLFSNHHALPSKPCVQIPSYSTLPSSCVIKHNISHLTVSENSLIIAAMAEAITLANAAAQAANDAVSLAMALSETISMQTKEDKDFWEEQDLVTRRRRRRRKSSREDEFGDWDSCRDLMEGGVAWSERSRYLTRRQEGEFSGYIKEGTMLEAASTGCRTKKRSDEKVLLRARECRERITLSYKRLVASIATPYQGKGLSFQDLIQEGSIGLLKGVQKFDAKRGNKLSTYLYWWIKQAIIKAIAKKSRLVRQPGSMSAVAKKVANATSLLHRQLGRWPTYQEIADHTALSASRVKLVSDRSKHPISINRPAKNQELILEDVIPGPDETRPEVIVGKQLMLQDMEKLLTTLSAREEYIIRLHYGLAGERIHSCEEIGRLLNLSRERIRQIHRAALTRLREEEDLIESLRQNLT
- the LOC120249895 gene encoding structure-specific endonuclease subunit slx1, whose product is MTVLSKRFQSRKNHRSIPSGTSSRVVSSSKRRASAWSVYLIVSSRLPRTYVGVTTNFERRLKQHNGELRSGAKASSAGRPWTLACIIRGFRNRSEACKFESKWKIISRRMPRKKSREERSLNFLLQHRETALSKLKASFDCSYLQIEWQSNSS